The Humulus lupulus chromosome 4, drHumLupu1.1, whole genome shotgun sequence genome has a window encoding:
- the LOC133832062 gene encoding uncharacterized protein LOC133832062, with amino-acid sequence MSVFGPFFTAPAILFSGALVHTLLLRKVKSSCGDEVHFLMGPNLCRFGVHKFAIMTGLSCSYPPLVADIQPHLTSSRLLDTYFNVEPEKDIRSNMLERAFSLCDVPDDLYKLSLVYFVKGILLVAENDNAIWRDSLSMVQDLDYFEKYPWGSLSFDTTVKQFSRDMKVIGATIPGRKAKKITEVESSKGVQVEAKYTCKGYPPAL; translated from the coding sequence ATGAGTGTTTTTGGACCATTCTTCACAGCCCCTGCCATTTTGTTCTCTGGGGCATTGGTGCACACATTGCTTTTGCGGAAGGTGAAGTCTTCGTGTGGCGATGAGGTGCACTTCTTAATGGGCCCAAACTTATGTAGGTTTGGGGTGCACAAGTTTGCCATTATGACTGGCCTGAGCTGCTCCTATCCACCACTTGTCGCTGACATTCAACCTCACCTTACGTCCTCTCGCCTACTTGATACATATTTCAATGTGGAACCCGAGAAAGACATTAGGTCCAATATGTTGGAACGAGCTTTTAGTTTGTGCGATGTACCTGATGATTTGTACAAGCTCAGTTTGGTTTACTTTGTGAAGGGGATACTATTGGTCGCTGAGAACGACAATGCTATTTGGCGAGATTCATTGTCGATGGTCCAGGATTTAGATTATTTTGAGAAGTATCCATGGGGGTCCCTTTCATTTGATACAACTGTGAAACAATTCAGTAGAGATATGAAAGTGATTGGTGCTACAATACCTGGTAGGAAGGCGAAGAAGATTACTGAGGTGGAGTCTTCTAAGGGTGTTCAGGTGGAGGCAAAGTACACCTGCAAGGGGTATCCACCAGCCTTGTAA
- the LOC133828916 gene encoding uncharacterized protein LOC133828916, producing MEFETHSAPPDSELVKHHKTTAANQGEEEENIYKLLLPDVGDLPPTPPTAVQSNFISYFAPDFLKPGHDQYIYRHANGLCVIGLASTHVAFKDEGGITAVDFNVGKSNRSEIKVTGKRKKNAQLLEPNSALCKVITNDGSYIVRCCVKGWLLEVNEKLIKQPRLLNLSADREGYVAIIMPKPADWLKVKDSLLVSEEYKRLRQIC from the coding sequence ATGGAGTTTGAAACCCACTCAGCTCCACCAGATTCTGAACTGGTGAAGCACCATAAGACCACCGCCGCAaaccaaggagaagaagaagaaaatatttacaagctTCTGCTCCCTGACGTTGGGGACCTTCCTCCAACTCCTCCGACGGCTGTTCAATCCAACTTTATTTCCTATTTCGCTCCAGATTTTCTGAAGCCAGGACACGATCAATACATTTATCGTCACGCAAACGGATTATGCGTGATCGGTTTGGCTTCGACGCATGTGGCTTTCAAGGACGAAGGAGGCATCACGGCCGTCGATTTCAATGTCGGCAAATCCAATCGAAGCGAGATAAAGGTCACCGGAAAACGCAAGAAGAATGCTCAACTTTTAGAGCCAAATTCGGCTCTCTGTAAAGTGATCACCAATGATGGCTCTTACATTGTGAGGTGTTGCGTGAAAGGTTGGCTCTTGGAAGTGAATGAGAAACTAATCAAGCAGCCACGGTTGCTTAATTTGTCGGCGGACAGAGAGGGCTACGTTGCCATTATCATGCCAAAACCAGCCGATTGGCTCAAGGTCAAGGACTCTTTACTGGTTTCGGAGGAGTATAAAAGACTTAGACAAATTTGTTAG